The Fortiea contorta PCC 7126 genome has a segment encoding these proteins:
- a CDS encoding dynamin family protein, with the protein MRQYENYQDLISAFKSACNLLNLDHTSQLHQDIIAIFHHLTNPNLRIAVFGPFNHGKSTLLNAILGNRTLPIDLIPTTGAAITIKYGADVHTRIIFIDGTEIYRSGTEILQQFAVLDGDRQMRKDVASVEIFCPHPLLATGVEFVDLPGTNDREAQDNLVKEQLLGADIVIQLLDARKLMTLGERENLRDWLLDRGITTVIFVANFINLLEPHDQLQVQNRLRFVAESFRAELPTGFSNLYRVDALPALRARLKGDVAAATSSGLVAFEAALQNIVTILQQNRQDVRLPRVQAIASQIQLLLKAKIDPILNEIQAFNHKQKAKIEIKQKAQNLIQTGFTSSVSELRDWLALPNLLNKYQPEATVALAENNFKTWQTDVFKKDLMQLQLAVVKWLYQAYDFFQGERPEDLLIPLPQAPQITLPPKLSNIHDLSEPGAIAMGGGIGWLLAGPVGAAVVGSISYLLNKNLQNSEEKINQESYDQQVAKICITATKEYFTSFSNQGLSILNEYVEKAEKVIHFEISQEPLEITQRRENLQQLQNSFNQLLRELEKAKIPANYPPEQVTQKYTYSQTKTSPPKEQNSRDKSTAANNPSSSSPPLKPEELTAKFRNWELDEEIAQMKAQMHSPGASTQQQTPPNNQAQNPLKTIVDKDKIAHAYSILGLQPGVSFAEVKQAYKILVKKWHPDLFINQPQMQQQAQEKMRLINEAYRILSTKKDEV; encoded by the coding sequence ATGCGACAATATGAAAATTATCAAGATTTAATCAGTGCATTCAAATCAGCTTGTAATTTACTCAATTTAGATCACACGTCCCAACTGCATCAAGATATCATTGCTATTTTCCATCATCTGACTAATCCTAACTTACGGATTGCAGTATTTGGGCCTTTTAATCATGGTAAATCAACGCTGTTGAATGCCATACTGGGTAATCGTACCTTACCCATTGATTTAATTCCCACCACAGGTGCGGCGATTACTATTAAGTATGGCGCCGATGTACACACTCGCATCATATTCATAGATGGTACAGAAATATATCGCAGTGGTACAGAAATTTTACAACAATTTGCGGTGCTTGATGGTGATAGACAGATGCGAAAAGATGTGGCGTCTGTAGAAATTTTTTGTCCCCATCCTTTGTTAGCAACAGGTGTGGAATTTGTCGATTTACCCGGTACTAATGACCGAGAAGCCCAAGACAATTTAGTCAAAGAACAATTATTAGGAGCCGATATAGTTATCCAATTACTGGATGCGCGCAAATTAATGACTTTGGGTGAGCGAGAAAACCTGCGAGATTGGCTATTAGACCGGGGAATTACAACAGTTATCTTTGTGGCTAATTTTATCAATTTATTAGAACCACACGACCAATTACAAGTGCAAAATCGCCTGCGGTTTGTAGCTGAAAGTTTTCGCGCCGAATTACCTACAGGTTTTAGCAATTTATATCGAGTTGATGCTTTACCTGCTTTAAGAGCGAGGTTAAAAGGTGACGTTGCGGCTGCTACTAGTAGCGGATTAGTGGCTTTTGAAGCTGCTTTGCAGAATATTGTGACTATTTTACAACAAAATCGCCAAGATGTGAGGCTGCCGAGAGTGCAGGCGATCGCTTCTCAAATCCAACTATTATTAAAAGCTAAAATCGACCCAATTCTTAATGAAATTCAAGCTTTTAATCATAAACAAAAAGCTAAAATAGAAATTAAACAAAAAGCTCAAAACTTAATTCAAACAGGCTTCACTTCTAGTGTTTCTGAGTTACGCGATTGGTTAGCCTTACCCAATCTTCTCAACAAATATCAACCTGAAGCTACAGTAGCACTAGCGGAGAATAATTTTAAAACTTGGCAAACAGATGTTTTTAAAAAAGACTTGATGCAATTACAACTAGCCGTAGTCAAATGGTTGTATCAAGCTTATGATTTTTTTCAAGGAGAACGCCCTGAAGATTTATTAATTCCTTTACCTCAAGCACCGCAAATCACTCTTCCTCCAAAACTAAGTAATATTCATGATTTAAGCGAACCCGGTGCTATCGCTATGGGTGGAGGAATTGGTTGGTTATTGGCTGGCCCTGTAGGCGCCGCTGTCGTGGGGAGTATTTCCTATTTATTAAACAAAAATCTCCAAAATTCCGAAGAAAAAATAAATCAAGAATCATATGATCAACAAGTTGCTAAAATTTGTATCACCGCCACAAAAGAGTATTTTACTAGTTTCAGCAACCAAGGTTTATCAATATTAAATGAATATGTAGAGAAAGCAGAAAAAGTAATTCACTTTGAAATTAGCCAAGAGCCATTAGAAATTACCCAGCGCCGAGAAAATTTACAACAATTACAAAATAGTTTTAACCAGTTATTGCGCGAATTGGAAAAAGCGAAAATACCAGCAAATTATCCCCCTGAGCAAGTCACACAAAAATACACGTATTCCCAGACAAAAACTTCACCACCAAAAGAACAAAACTCTAGAGATAAATCAACAGCAGCAAACAACCCTTCCTCATCATCTCCACCGCTCAAGCCAGAAGAATTAACAGCAAAATTCCGCAACTGGGAACTAGATGAAGAAATAGCACAAATGAAAGCCCAAATGCACTCTCCTGGTGCTAGTACACAGCAGCAAACTCCGCCAAATAACCAAGCACAAAACCCACTAAAAACAATAGTAGATAAAGATAAAATTGCTCACGCTTATAGTATTTTGGGTTTACAACCAGGAGTTTCCTTTGCAGAAGTGAAACAGGCTTATAAAATTTTAGTAAAAAAATGGCATCCAGATTTATTTATTAATCAACCACAAATGCAACAACAAGCGCAAGAGAAAATGCGGTTAATTAATGAAGCTTATAGGATATTATCTACTAAAAAGGATGAAGTCTGA
- a CDS encoding protein kinase domain-containing protein translates to MENLLNNRYRVIQTLGSGGFGETFLAEDTQMPSNRRCVIKQLKPIQNNPQIYQLVQERFQREAALLEDLGGATNQIPSLYAYFQSEGQFYVVQEWIEGETLTAKVQQQGLLSESAVREILINLLPVLEYIHSQRIVHRDIKPDNIILRHRDQKPVLIDFGAVRESMGTVINSQGNPTSSIVIGTPGYMASEQAAGRPVYSSDLYSLGLTAIYLLTGRQPQHLDTDPHTAEIMWRHYAGNVNCNMAEVIDRAIAYHPRDRYPTAKAMLDSLKNITNTIPPTQLDFTQPTVVSPLPTPATVAVAPHGSNQTNFKSNPKNSSNSIILGSLIVGGLISASVIISQVLLKPFPSTVEIPPVKETPAVSSSGETPSNITPQINKIPVNSATQIQKTITQAVATPESTPAANNQSLSTSSDYSWLSARPVTDADLDGKDGLQLDIMRNAIFARYGRKFETPGLQDYFNKQSWYRPLYSPKEFSSKLLSKLEQRNVDYITKYQDKYNIRHFKK, encoded by the coding sequence ATGGAAAATCTGCTAAACAATCGCTATCGAGTGATTCAGACTTTGGGTAGTGGTGGATTTGGGGAAACTTTCCTCGCGGAAGATACCCAAATGCCTTCTAATCGACGCTGTGTAATTAAACAACTTAAACCGATTCAAAACAACCCCCAAATTTACCAACTAGTACAGGAACGGTTTCAGCGAGAAGCAGCCTTGTTAGAAGATTTAGGCGGCGCAACTAACCAAATTCCGTCACTATATGCTTATTTTCAGTCAGAAGGTCAATTTTATGTAGTGCAGGAGTGGATTGAAGGTGAGACGTTAACCGCAAAAGTCCAGCAGCAAGGGTTATTGAGTGAAAGTGCAGTCAGAGAAATCTTAATTAATCTATTACCAGTTCTAGAATATATCCACTCCCAGCGCATAGTTCACCGCGATATCAAGCCTGATAATATTATTTTGCGGCATCGCGATCAAAAACCCGTACTAATTGATTTTGGTGCAGTGCGGGAATCTATGGGAACAGTGATAAATTCCCAAGGTAATCCCACCAGTTCAATTGTCATCGGTACTCCAGGATATATGGCCAGTGAACAAGCTGCAGGCAGACCAGTATATTCTAGTGATTTATATAGTTTAGGTTTAACGGCGATTTATTTGCTAACTGGTAGACAACCGCAACACCTGGATACAGACCCACACACCGCCGAGATTATGTGGCGCCATTATGCGGGCAATGTCAATTGTAACATGGCAGAGGTAATTGATCGGGCGATCGCCTATCATCCGCGCGATCGCTACCCCACAGCTAAAGCCATGCTAGATAGTTTAAAAAACATCACAAATACAATTCCACCCACACAACTAGATTTTACTCAACCGACAGTAGTCTCACCACTACCGACCCCCGCAACTGTTGCTGTTGCTCCCCATGGAAGCAATCAAACTAATTTTAAAAGTAATCCTAAAAATAGTTCTAATAGTATTATTCTCGGCAGTTTGATTGTAGGGGGATTAATCAGTGCATCTGTAATTATCAGCCAAGTCTTATTAAAACCTTTCCCATCTACAGTAGAAATCCCCCCAGTTAAAGAAACTCCTGCTGTTTCGTCCTCTGGAGAAACGCCATCAAATATTACACCTCAAATCAATAAAATACCAGTTAATTCCGCAACTCAAATTCAAAAAACGATTACCCAAGCCGTCGCTACTCCCGAATCTACGCCAGCAGCAAATAATCAATCTCTGTCTACATCTTCTGATTATTCTTGGCTCTCCGCAAGACCAGTCACCGATGCAGATTTGGATGGTAAAGATGGACTGCAATTAGATATTATGCGAAATGCAATTTTTGCTCGTTACGGCCGCAAGTTTGAAACTCCAGGTTTACAAGATTATTTTAATAAACAATCTTGGTATCGGCCTCTATATTCGCCCAAAGAATTTTCCTCAAAATTGCTATCTAAATTAGAACAGCGAAATGTAGATTACATAACTAAATACCAAGATAAATATAATATCAGACACTTTAAAAAATAG
- a CDS encoding ABC transporter ATP-binding protein, whose protein sequence is MAQVGIEVKDLHFSWPNGESAIKACSLEVPKGEFWMLLGTNGSGKSTLLRLLAGLLAPQSGEIRVLHPVGFVFQNPDHQLVMPTVGADVAFGLVEEKLPAAAVRARVEEALGAVNLQTLQRRPIYALSGGQKQRVAIAGAIARRCEVLLLDEPTALLDPDSQLDLVAGVRRLVKSRGITALWVTHRLDELNYCDGAFLLESGSLVERGEPQRLKQRLMQVDQEAS, encoded by the coding sequence ATGGCACAAGTGGGTATCGAAGTCAAGGATTTACACTTCAGTTGGCCGAATGGAGAAAGTGCAATTAAAGCTTGTTCTCTGGAAGTGCCCAAGGGTGAATTTTGGATGCTTTTGGGTACAAATGGTAGTGGTAAATCAACATTGCTCAGGCTGCTGGCGGGGCTATTAGCTCCCCAGTCGGGAGAAATTCGAGTTTTGCATCCCGTCGGCTTTGTCTTCCAAAATCCCGATCATCAACTGGTAATGCCAACAGTTGGGGCTGATGTGGCTTTTGGGCTGGTGGAAGAAAAACTGCCGGCGGCGGCTGTGAGAGCCAGAGTAGAGGAGGCGTTAGGTGCGGTAAATTTACAAACTTTGCAACGCCGCCCCATTTATGCACTGAGTGGAGGACAAAAACAGCGAGTAGCGATAGCCGGTGCGATCGCTCGTCGTTGTGAAGTTTTACTATTAGATGAACCCACCGCTTTACTCGATCCAGATAGTCAACTGGATTTAGTCGCTGGTGTTCGTCGCTTGGTTAAAAGTCGGGGAATTACGGCTTTATGGGTGACGCATCGCCTCGATGAGTTGAATTATTGTGATGGCGCTTTCCTTTTGGAGAGCGGCTCTCTTGTAGAGCGAGGTGAACCCCAGCGGCTCAAGCAGCGGTTGATGCAAGTAGATCAAGAGGCTTCTTAA
- a CDS encoding glycosyltransferase family 2 protein gives MLTKIPVSVLIPAKNEQANLPACLTSLQRADEVFVVDSQSSDNSGEIAKSYGANVVQFHFNGSWPKKKNWSLDHLPFRNEWVLIVDCDERITPELWEEIALVITNNEYDGYYLNRRVFFLKTWIRHGGKYPDWNLRLFKHQNGRYENLHTEDIPNTGDNEVHEHVILQGKVGYLKNDMLHEDFRDLYHWLERHNRYSNWEARVYFNLLTNLDDSGTIGANLFGDAVQRKRFLKKVWVRLPFKPFLRFVLFYIIQRGFLDGRAGYVYARLLSQYEYQIGAKLYELRNCNGQLNTVNTSKSVTPLLTQEMGQTAAN, from the coding sequence ATGCTAACTAAAATACCAGTTTCTGTACTGATTCCCGCCAAAAATGAACAAGCTAATTTACCTGCTTGTCTCACTAGTCTTCAAAGAGCAGATGAAGTTTTTGTTGTTGATTCTCAAAGTAGTGATAACAGCGGAGAAATTGCTAAAAGCTACGGCGCGAATGTTGTGCAATTTCACTTTAATGGCAGTTGGCCAAAAAAGAAAAACTGGTCTTTAGATCACCTCCCCTTCCGCAATGAATGGGTACTAATTGTTGATTGTGATGAGCGGATTACACCGGAACTTTGGGAGGAAATTGCTCTAGTAATTACTAATAATGAATATGACGGTTATTATCTGAATCGGCGGGTGTTTTTCTTAAAAACTTGGATTCGTCACGGTGGTAAATATCCTGATTGGAATTTGCGTTTGTTTAAACATCAAAATGGCAGATATGAAAATCTCCACACCGAAGATATTCCAAACACTGGTGATAACGAAGTTCACGAACATGTGATTTTGCAGGGAAAAGTCGGTTATCTGAAAAATGATATGCTGCATGAAGACTTCCGCGACCTTTATCACTGGTTAGAACGACACAACCGCTATTCTAATTGGGAAGCGCGGGTCTATTTTAATCTGCTGACAAATCTAGATGATAGCGGAACTATTGGTGCAAATTTATTTGGTGATGCGGTACAACGCAAGCGTTTTTTGAAAAAAGTTTGGGTACGCTTACCATTTAAACCATTTTTAAGATTTGTGCTGTTCTACATTATTCAGCGTGGTTTTTTGGATGGGCGAGCCGGATATGTTTATGCACGCCTATTGAGTCAATATGAATATCAAATTGGGGCTAAATTGTACGAATTGCGTAACTGTAACGGCCAGCTAAATACTGTCAATACTTCTAAATCGGTGACGCCGTTGTTGACTCAGGAGATGGGACAGACAGCAGCAAATTAA
- the cobU gene encoding bifunctional adenosylcobinamide kinase/adenosylcobinamide-phosphate guanylyltransferase produces the protein MPPRLIKDTQEKALSKVILVTGPARSGKSEWAETLAVQSGKTVVYVATATENPDDQEWHKRIQEHQKRRPQDWLTLSVPVELSNTLADAKPDTCLLVDSLGTWVANLLEENEASWDAIFAQFLETVELVAADLIFVAEETGWGVVPAYPLGRKFRDRLGFVVRQLSTICEVVYLVTGGYVLNLSALGSPLPPKAEVE, from the coding sequence TTGCCACCCCGATTAATTAAAGATACTCAGGAAAAAGCTTTGAGTAAAGTCATCTTAGTTACAGGGCCAGCTAGATCTGGCAAAAGTGAATGGGCGGAAACTCTAGCCGTACAATCAGGAAAAACAGTTGTCTATGTAGCCACAGCTACCGAAAATCCAGATGATCAAGAATGGCACAAGCGCATTCAAGAACACCAAAAACGTCGTCCGCAAGACTGGCTGACACTTTCTGTACCTGTAGAATTATCTAATACTCTTGCCGATGCCAAGCCGGACACTTGCCTTTTAGTGGATTCTCTGGGAACTTGGGTAGCTAATCTCTTAGAAGAAAATGAAGCCAGTTGGGACGCAATATTTGCACAGTTTTTGGAAACTGTAGAGTTAGTGGCGGCTGATCTGATATTTGTCGCTGAGGAGACTGGTTGGGGCGTAGTACCAGCTTATCCTCTGGGTCGCAAATTCCGCGATCGCTTGGGTTTTGTTGTGCGTCAATTAAGCACAATTTGCGAGGTTGTATATTTAGTTACTGGCGGCTATGTCCTCAACCTCAGTGCTCTTGGCTCACCTCTACCACCAAAAGCAGAAGTGGAATAA
- a CDS encoding glycosyltransferase, whose product MPDTEISAIICTHNRDIYLGAAIDSLLAQDFAAEFEVVVVDNGSSDRTVEVVAQRSSNYRLKYIFEPVIGLSVARNTGAKVASGEILAYLDDDAVASERWLQTLYSAYQNNSQLAIAGGKVTLLWPEGIQQPRWLSAGLAGNLGAYDLGESIVYINQPGLTPRGLNYSLRRSFLEEIGGFDLHLGRVGKNLLSNEELQMTELALQRGWQVAYLPDALVAHNVSPERLQRSWFLSRGWWQGISECYREQLSGKAGIGQLQRGSERFFRGLYKALQYFLDPAASFDNLVYAYGQIGYLNAAIQGLLSISNLKHL is encoded by the coding sequence ATGCCAGACACTGAAATTTCTGCCATTATCTGTACTCACAATCGAGATATTTATTTAGGTGCGGCGATTGATAGCCTGTTGGCACAGGATTTTGCGGCTGAATTTGAAGTTGTGGTGGTGGATAATGGTTCTAGCGATCGCACCGTTGAAGTTGTCGCCCAAAGATCCTCAAATTACCGCCTAAAATATATCTTTGAACCTGTCATTGGTTTATCTGTAGCTCGCAACACAGGCGCAAAGGTAGCTAGTGGGGAAATTTTGGCGTATTTAGATGATGATGCAGTGGCGAGCGAACGGTGGTTGCAAACTTTATATTCAGCCTACCAAAATAATTCACAACTAGCGATCGCTGGCGGTAAAGTCACGCTGTTATGGCCGGAAGGAATTCAACAACCACGGTGGCTGTCTGCTGGATTAGCCGGGAATTTAGGCGCCTATGACTTGGGTGAGAGCATAGTTTACATTAATCAACCAGGCTTAACTCCAAGAGGTTTGAATTACTCCTTACGCCGCTCCTTTCTCGAAGAAATTGGCGGTTTTGATCTTCATCTAGGACGAGTTGGCAAAAACCTCTTATCTAATGAAGAACTACAAATGACCGAATTGGCCTTGCAACGGGGTTGGCAAGTTGCTTATCTTCCCGATGCTTTAGTGGCTCACAATGTATCACCAGAACGACTCCAACGTTCTTGGTTTCTCAGTCGTGGTTGGTGGCAAGGTATTAGTGAATGTTATCGAGAACAACTGAGTGGTAAAGCTGGAATTGGGCAGTTGCAACGGGGTAGCGAACGATTTTTCCGTGGTTTATATAAAGCATTACAATACTTTCTTGATCCAGCAGCCAGCTTTGATAATTTAGTATATGCCTACGGACAAATTGGTTATTTAAATGCCGCTATTCAAGGACTTTTATCAATATCAAATCTTAAACATTTATAA
- a CDS encoding SDR family oxidoreductase, with protein MTSTLEDLVLVAGATGGVGQLVVGKLLEKGFPVRILTRNVAKATNMFNDKVEVAVGDIRNANTLPAAMANVAYIICCTGTTAFPSQRWEFDPQPSWIEWIQLFADSKYSNSRAKNSPAKVDAQGVSNLVAAAPQSLKRFVFISSCGILRQDKFPWSVLNAYGVLDAKQQGEQAIISSGLPYTIIRPGRLIDGPYTSYDLNTLLKATTGGKFGVVLGTGDTLQGDTSRIDVATAAVESLSHPASAEQIFEIINQGIRPSVIDWNSLFSELGSSQ; from the coding sequence ATGACTTCTACACTTGAGGATTTAGTGTTAGTTGCTGGTGCAACTGGTGGAGTAGGACAGCTAGTGGTAGGAAAGCTTTTAGAAAAAGGCTTTCCGGTGCGGATTCTCACACGCAATGTGGCGAAAGCTACCAATATGTTTAATGACAAAGTGGAAGTTGCTGTAGGCGACATCCGTAATGCAAATACGCTTCCAGCCGCGATGGCGAATGTGGCGTATATAATTTGTTGCACTGGGACTACTGCTTTTCCTTCCCAACGCTGGGAGTTTGACCCACAACCTAGCTGGATTGAATGGATACAGTTGTTTGCTGACTCCAAATATAGTAATAGTAGGGCAAAAAATAGTCCCGCCAAAGTTGACGCCCAAGGTGTCAGCAACTTGGTAGCAGCTGCGCCTCAAAGTTTGAAGCGGTTTGTTTTTATCTCATCTTGCGGAATTCTGCGTCAGGACAAATTTCCTTGGAGTGTTCTGAATGCTTATGGCGTACTGGATGCTAAACAACAAGGTGAGCAAGCTATCATCAGTTCGGGATTACCCTACACTATTATCCGTCCCGGACGCTTGATTGACGGCCCTTACACTTCATATGACCTCAATACTCTACTCAAAGCTACAACTGGGGGTAAGTTTGGTGTGGTGTTGGGAACAGGGGATACACTCCAAGGCGATACTAGCCGCATTGATGTAGCGACGGCGGCTGTAGAGTCTCTTTCTCACCCAGCAAGCGCAGAGCAAATTTTTGAAATTATCAATCAAGGTATAAGACCATCCGTGATTGATTGGAACAGTCTGTTCTCTGAGCTGGGTTCCTCTCAATAA
- a CDS encoding NYN domain-containing protein: MSRPSAEAVLLVDGYNIIGAWPCLKKTRDTAGLEAARTELVEAMTSYSSFLGYDTQVVFDAQYQNACGNIEIITELLSVHYTDFGQTADTYIEKACASLRYQIAQSRHARVIVATSDRAQQLMVQGYGAEWLSAQQLCGEVETMVCRMRQKYQSRKQSKSRFLVNSIDAKARQRLAELRMGFNK, from the coding sequence ATGTCCCGTCCTTCAGCAGAAGCCGTTTTGTTAGTAGACGGCTACAATATAATTGGCGCTTGGCCTTGCTTGAAAAAAACCCGTGACACTGCTGGGCTAGAAGCGGCACGCACAGAGTTAGTAGAAGCGATGACTAGTTATAGCTCGTTTCTCGGCTATGATACGCAAGTAGTTTTTGATGCCCAATATCAAAATGCTTGCGGCAATATAGAAATTATTACAGAGCTTTTATCAGTTCACTATACTGATTTCGGGCAGACGGCAGACACATACATTGAAAAAGCTTGTGCCTCTTTGCGTTACCAGATAGCACAATCTCGACACGCCCGCGTGATTGTCGCCACATCAGATCGAGCACAGCAGCTGATGGTGCAAGGGTACGGTGCTGAATGGCTTTCAGCACAGCAACTTTGCGGCGAGGTGGAAACTATGGTTTGTCGGATGCGGCAAAAATATCAATCGCGCAAACAATCTAAGAGCAGGTTTTTAGTCAATTCTATCGATGCTAAGGCTCGCCAGCGTTTGGCTGAACTACGAATGGGGTTCAACAAGTAA
- the hpsU gene encoding hormogonium polysaccharide biosynthesis acetyltransferase HpsU — protein MTNSNLEISTERSLVDAEPFVNLRKYDQSWFKRGRASWYILFWWFIQAIAFPLTPQPFNHLRCALLRLFGAHIGKGVFIRPTARFTYPWKVTIGDYSWIGDDVVLYSLDEIHIGQHCVISHKSYLCTGSHDIKDPAFGLKTATITIGNGVWIAADCFVGPGVQIGANAVIGARSSVFDDMPSGQVCLGNPCFPHHPR, from the coding sequence ATGACAAATTCTAATTTAGAAATAAGTACCGAGCGATCGCTAGTTGATGCAGAACCTTTCGTGAATTTACGCAAGTATGATCAGTCTTGGTTTAAACGCGGGCGTGCGAGTTGGTATATTTTATTTTGGTGGTTTATACAGGCGATCGCTTTTCCTTTAACTCCCCAACCCTTCAATCATCTCCGCTGCGCCCTGCTGCGGCTATTTGGTGCCCATATTGGCAAAGGCGTATTCATTAGACCTACAGCCCGTTTCACCTATCCCTGGAAGGTGACAATTGGCGATTACAGTTGGATTGGAGATGATGTAGTTTTATATAGTTTAGATGAGATCCACATCGGACAACATTGCGTAATTTCCCATAAAAGCTATCTCTGTACTGGTAGCCATGATATCAAAGACCCAGCGTTTGGTTTAAAAACCGCAACCATCACCATTGGTAATGGAGTCTGGATAGCAGCAGATTGTTTTGTTGGGCCTGGGGTACAAATCGGCGCTAACGCTGTGATTGGTGCGCGCAGTAGTGTATTTGATGATATGCCATCAGGACAAGTTTGTTTAGGAAATCCCTGTTTTCCCCACCATCCGAGGTAG